TCTGTCCCAATATTGTGTCCTCCACCACAACGACGTAGTAGTCTCCTGTCTTCTTCATATGGTCAAACTTTTCTGGAAGCCAGCAGACAAaatttgagtattttttaaatcatcaaTGATATTGCCTTGCATAGGTTggtatttaaattttattttctgaAACGAGGGTTCTTTCTCTTCTCAAATGTGCTATTTGATTTATATAGAGACAACTGTTTAAACACATGGCCATGCTAGaactataaatataaatgttctgaacaaaataataataacttttgtCTTACATAAATGTAGAACTTACTTGTGAACTGCTCTGGTGTGACATCGCCCGTCTGAGTGAGCTGAGATAAAACCTTGAAGAATCCtggaaaataataacaaaataaaagtaggTGAAAATGTCTGGGGGAATTCTCACTCTCACTCCACAAACTCTTCATATGTGTTACTATTAGGCTTAAAGTGTTTTATTATATTACTTATATCTTCCACATTGGACACCATAGAAgaaaaaacatgcttttcacattagggctgcaactaacgattttttcattgtcgactaatctgtcgattatttcttcgattagctgactaatcattttatcaaaaaaatgtgttaaaatgttgaaaaatgtcggcctgtctctcccaaacccaaaAACTAtatcatctaatgtcttgtttcatgctcacgccaaagggttttagttcaccgtcatgggagagtgtgtaaagctgccaatatttgaacataagaagctgcaataagagtattttggggtacttttatagtactattctatgaaaaatgactcaaaccgattattcgactactaaaatagtcactgattattttaatagtcgattagtcatcaatTAGTCATCAAATCGTTGCAACGCTATTTCACATCATCCATCACAAAGTGGTCGTCTTCTTATCTTCATATTCTCTTGagcagtgttggggagtaaGTAGTTACATGTAATTAAGTTTCATAATTACAAACTAAATATAACTGTAATCTTTTACACTTACTGAGGGAAAAAATGTGTAGTTAGATTACAGTTACAAATCAAAATGGGGATTACAAAAGGGGTTACAGCCGAATATATTCTTTTCAGTAAAAAGCTTGCACGAAAAATACAACCTTCAATCTGTGCCTTTGCATCTTTTCACTGTCCAGAAATGCTGTCTTTTGGCATAGCCGGCATTTCTGGTCAattttcagctttattgcccagctgaaaacatttgttaaaatagTTATcaaaagtaagtaagtaagtatcTGAGTGAGTAGTAAGcaattacatttgaaaagtaACCCTTCCCAACACTGCCCTGGAGAAAATGACTACTGGTCGGGAATATGTTGTCCACCCAGTCTCTGACTCACCCCTGTTGAAGTCTGCCGTACAGAGCGGCCTGAGCACCAGGCCTTCACCTGGGCTGGTCGGGGAgatgggaggagagaaggacacAGTGTTGCTACTCCAGTCTATCTCCTGAAGCAGGGAGGGGTCAAAAAGTGGAGTGTCGTCTAGCAGCATTCCAAACCCTTTGCTttgaaaccacacacacacacacacacacacacacaaatgcaaaatacagaaatcatgaaatataGAAAAGTAGATATTAGACATTAGATAATGTATCAGCACAATGAGTTAACATGGTCATACTGCCAGCCAGGTTTggaaatatgtttgttttacgTCACACAGAACTTTGACCTGACGCATAGTTTCACTTGCTAAAAAATTGTCATTACTTTACAGCCAGTGACTGATAAGCCAGCTGGCATTTAAAAGGACtaatcaataaaataattaaactgcGCATCGTCTTAAGACACCCTATGAGGTGATATCATTCAATAGCTTTCATTCATTAGTTTCTTTCCAGGATCTTGTCCAGGATGTGTAACATGAGAGGGGCCCATCCTCCAAGAGCCCATTCATACAGCAGTGGCCATCAGGTAACATAATTAGAGCCGGTGGTGGGGGCTTTAACATTGAGACGGATTTCGAAGCAGACAGTAGTATTAGTAGCATACATCTTGAACCACATTAACCTAGCTTGAACTACTCGCGTCATAATTTTGTTTCCATGGCAGCAAAACACAGTTACTCTACAGTGGCGACATCATCTCCTCCTCATCAAGCCATGCTAACAAGAATATGGCTGTGTATTTCCTTGAAGTAGACCGTGTTACATTTGACTAACCTGCTCACGTTGACTCAGATAATCAAACAATGTTACACCGGttatggctaacgttagcaacaaCTCGGTCTATGTAACCGTTACTGTCATACCTACCGTTAGCATCAATTAAGAAACGTTAGCAAACGTCAGCTATATTTAATATAACGCGTCTTAGTTTTCTCGTGAGTCCTGTGTTATAGCTACATGAGGCCACCGTAACTCAAACAAACTAACGTTACCCAGCCTAGCTAGCTTCAAAGCTGTAACTTCACACTTAACAGTTAGCGTTACCTCATAAGGAGTCGCCTACCATGCTAagcagctagctagttagcttcaCAACTTaccagtggaaaaacacaccAGAACCGAGTTTTCACTTGAATTCCCAGActgaggaaacacagtgacaaccGTGTACTTCTTCTACTAATATAGTAGGAGGTTGGGCTACATCATTGAGCTGGACAGCGTGGGTGTTTCTTCGGTTGCCGTTTCCGCCTGGCACAAGCCCTTCTATGACGTGGCAGAGATGCTGGAGGTAAGGGGCGCAGCCTAATGACGTAAATGGCTCACTGAAACTACACTTAATTTTGCCAAAAACCATTTCATTCAATATCTAAAGTGATGTTTGATTCAGTCATCCAGACCATCTTCTTTCACAGTGAAATTAGGGTTTTAACctgtcagcagataaatacTACTTACTTATGGCTCAGttcggcacacacacacacacacacacacacacacacacacacacacacacacacacacacacacacacgccctaTTGGACTAATAaactcaaaggtccagtgtactGGATACTGGCCACTATACACTGGGCAGGCTTTACTGGCATGGTTGCATAAAAACTGATCTTAAAAGACACTATGTCTatgtcaacagaaaaaaaacatgtacataAGCAGTTTACATCAACAAAGCCTCAATAAGTctcaagaagaaaaataaaatgactatattttgttaaaaagcTGTAGAAGCTCTGTTTATTGAGTCTTTTGTATTAACATATTTTACAAAAACTAGATTTACAGAAATTATCCATAACTGAACCATTCttgatttaggcacaaaaatacAGGAAAGCTCAGTCCAAAAAAGTATTTCAGTTTTGATTAAATAAGTAATGGTTATGAAAGGTAACCCATGAATAGGAAAATATATCATGGATATTAAGAGCTGTTAAAtaactgaatgaaaaaaaaacaacctgaaaatgaaaactgtccaatttctttctttcttttttttt
The Epinephelus lanceolatus isolate andai-2023 chromosome 2, ASM4190304v1, whole genome shotgun sequence DNA segment above includes these coding regions:
- the gnpnat1 gene encoding glucosamine 6-phosphate N-acetyltransferase, whose translation is MLLDDTPLFDPSLLQEIDWSSNTVSFSPPISPTSPGEGLVLRPLCTADFNRGFFKVLSQLTQTGDVTPEQFTKKFDHMKKTGDYYVVVVEDTILGQIVATATLITEHKFIHSCAKRGRVEEVVVSAVCRGKQLGKLLVSALTLLSKKLNCYKITLECAPNNVAFYQKFGYTASHETYMQCRFSD